The Sulfurospirillum deleyianum DSM 6946 nucleotide sequence AACATACGCCACATTAGACGCTTGAACTTGTGAAATCATTTTAAACCCTTTTGGTTGATAATCTTTACAACCATATCGTCCAAAACAATAAAACTTTAACGCCCCTCTTTGAGATAGTCAAATAACATCTGACTTAAACCTAAACCACCACTTAACGCACTACTCATGGTATCGTTATACATAGATTTATAAATTTTATCACCCGCATCTTTCTCAAAAAGTCCATTTTCTTCTTCACTGTTCATCGCAATATCGAGCACTTGTTTCAGAAAAAAGGCTTCAAACTTATCGGTTTGTTCTTTAAGCAGCGCATCTGTTGGCGTTGATAAAGTAGATGTCGTAGAAGAGTTATACTGCGCATTCATTAATGCGATGCTATTATCAACCTGCATTAGATAATCTCCAGTGGCGCCGTAATAGCACCTGAACGTTTAATATTCTCCAAAATAGAGATAATATCTTTAGGACGTGCTCCCAATTTACTCAGCGCTCGTGCAATATTAGCAACAGTCATGCTCTCTTCTTTGATTTTAATGCGATTCTCATTGCCCACAATTTGTACATTATCGCCGATGTCCACACTATTGTCATTTGGTACGATTTCACTAGCCTCAATCTTAATGGTAATATCGCCATGAGTAACAACCACAGGGGCTACTTTAATATTGACCCCAGAAACAATCGTACCCGTACGCTCATCAATCACAATTTTCTCTTCTCTTTCATACTCCACGTCCATATCCAAAGCTTGTGCTAGAAACTCAACTGTCGATAAATGAGAAGGTTTCATCATACGAATCGTTCGTGAATCAGTCGCTACGGCAATTTTCTTTCCAAAAGCACCATTGAGTCTGT carries:
- a CDS encoding rod-binding protein, which produces MQVDNSIALMNAQYNSSTTSTLSTPTDALLKEQTDKFEAFFLKQVLDIAMNSEEENGLFEKDAGDKIYKSMYNDTMSSALSGGLGLSQMLFDYLKEGR